GACACGCCGATTAGAGCCCCATCCCTACTTTCTTCAGTTCTTTTTGGGGTCCGGTACGGCCTCTGTCTACTTTAGGGCCCAACTGTCGTCGTACGGCCGCAATGTCCACAAAGAGCCCAAACCAGAACCAGGGATTGCTGCATCGGACTATAATTGATGTTCTATcgatctatatctatctatcctTCTCCCTTTGTCTCTCTCAAGTGTTGTTTCTACTCTGTCTATCGTTCCTGGCCAGGTAGGACGGCACGGCGCGGGACCCAGCCCTTGCAAAGTAGCCATGCTATATAGTCCCTTGTATAGACACACCTCAcctaaaaaaaaaaaaaaaaaaaaaaaaaaaaaaaaaaaaaaaaccctTGCGTTTCAAGAGTGTAGAGTCAATCATGTAGCCATTTCTCAAGGAGTATTGCCTATTCCCAGTGTATATGTTGCATCCAGAGCTTTATCTGAGTGGCTGCCATTCCATATGTCAAGATGATCTTGATAGGCGGCCCATGTGTTAATCTCAGCTGCTTCAATCGACGAGCAAAGGCTGTCATCCGTGAAAAATGTATTATCAAAAGTGTGCTCCAACCCTCCCGCGAGAGACCCCCTCAGCATATCAACCGGGTTCGCGGATGATGGAGTAGTTGAGGTTACAGAGTCGGGTGATTGCTGCAGTGTCAATCCCGGGGCAATTCTGCCGCGGTCGTTtgtctgctcctgctccgaCTTTTCATCCAGGGTGGTCAATATGTCATTCAGTTTCGTGACAAGTGATTTCGTGAGAGTTTCAGCTCGAGCAGCGAAAGGTTCGGTTGCTGCGAAGGCCTCAAATACAGCCAAGGCCTTGAAGATCCACTGGATTGCCCTCCGTGACCGCGAAGAGGACGGGTTCGCTACAACGAATCCAAGAATAGTTACCGTGGCGTTCCACAACGGGTGCAGAATTGCGGGCCagccaaaaaaaaggtcGGAAGACGAGCAGAGGTCGTGGACGATAATTATCATGGTTATGGCGTGCTGGAGCGAACTGCGAGCATGGTGGTCCGTTTGTGGCTGTTGGACGGGAGATGAATTGGAAGGTTGTGGGACGGCTTCTCCCCGCATTTGATGCGGAAGGTACGGCATCGATCGCATGCCCGCGATACTTTCTGTCGTTGTCTGGATGGCAGTGCCGAACTCGGAGCGCGCGGATCAGGACCATGTCGCGCTGGCGCGGTCAGATTGAATGTGTGAAACATTGGAGGCGAGGCCCTTGGACGGATTTTGGGGTGGGACGGTCCCTACGGAGCGAAGACAGAATAACTGGGGAGGATTGTAACATTGTTTGACGGACGTCGGTTGATCAAGTCCGGCCTACCATACTCCCACCTTATAACGACCACCTGGCGGGGTGGTGGTCGCTTGCAGGGGTCGAGACTGCAAACATGGTTGACAGGGTTCAAAGGCACTCTTCTTGTAgacactactccgtattccTGCAGACAACTATTACTGCCGACAACTATTCGTGCAGACAGCTATTCCTGCATGCACTATTCCTGCAAGATACGGGCCGGCGGCTCTCGGTCCACTTATTCGAGCATCTGACGGCCCGTCTCCGAGATCGGACGCCCCCTCTCCCACTGTCCGTTTCTTCAGCGCGGCCGTATGCTAGTGTAACACATGTCCGCGGAAAGGCCATGGCTCAGCTCAATGTAAGCACTAATAACATAGGCGAGGTTTAGTGGCGGGCGATCTGCCTCACTGTGCGCACAGTTGCACTAGCAAGATAACTAATATGGGTTGTGAGCAGTGGCCTTTGTTGGCCCCCATGCAGATCTTAGGGCTTATTTGAGGTGTTTAATTCGCGAGCCCCACTGCCTTCACCATGGTGCTGCAACATCTTAACCGCGGCAGACTGCTCCAAATTGACAGGTGGTGGGAAAGACTTTAGGCTTTAGCAGTGTTGCATAAAAGATGTGAGCTTTATAGTCTCTAACAACCTCTCCACCTAGCATACAAGTAAATCAGGCAGGTCTGACGAGACACGCAGCATCTTTGTCCTGCTATTAGAATCTTTCTATAGcaagcaacagcagcagcttaTCTATGTATAGCAACACAGTGGGAATCAATGAAAAATCATCACCACTATGAGCACCACAGTTAGTTACTGAGCCTCACAAAACTGTACATAATTAATTGCAATATCTCctctatctactctgtataaGATGATACAATCGGGCCGAAAAGTCCGTCATAGATGACCTCTTAAGTACTCCGTCGAGGGGGTCGAAAATAGTAGGATTCGCCCATTACAGTAAGGATTCCAAACCAAAAGTCTACGAATCAGTGAATGGGAGAGATAACACGACCGATCCAGACTCACACCTCATGAACCATGACTACAGCCTCACGACTGGAGGAAACTCGCTCTGCAGGTAATTCGTGCAATTCCGGTCGGAACAAGAGATAAGGATCAAGCTTAATACGTGGACAAGAAGACGCCACCATTCCTTCAAAACGCCAACAGTGGAGAAAGAATTGGAGTAGCAGCATTCATCCAATGAGGTGTTCTGCAGTACTGCCAGTAGTATTCCACATCGCCAGCTATCACCTCTTATCTTGTCAAGGCGCAACTTTACTGCGAGATCACGATAAGTaagattcatcatcaagggAAACAGCAAAATAGAATTGTCAGCAGCCTCTGGCTGTGATTCAGGCATGTGAGATGTGACAAAGCAAAGGAAATCTGCCAGTGGTATTGCTTCTTCCATCAAACTTCTACAGAGCACAGCGGCTATTTTCCGCGTGCTGCAGAAGGTCACTTATCAAGGCGGATGGGCCTTTGGCAAGGTGGAAATGTGGAATCGAAGCTGGAGCCATACAAGGAATAGCCTCCTGCTTGGCAACATTCAAACGCTAGCTGATTGACTTCTCAGGATCCAGTCCAGAGCCACATGCTCCAATTGTAAGGCGCAGCAGCATTGCGGAATGTTTCGAAAAGCGAGACGGGCACCCCAGGCAGAGAATGTCTTTTCCCGAGTGTATTATCATGTGCTTGTTTCTATTACGCCGAACACATGTACATAGTAGAGAGACCAACGCTGTCTCGATTTGCCGGGCGAGGAAAGTACCGTCGACATCTCATATGCATATTGTGGTTAGCAACTTTGTATTGAGCCAGCTGATGAGAAGAATAACTGTGATCATCGCAAGACATGCACATATTGTGCCCAATTATCGGATGTTCATCTTGTTTATCCTCTGTCGCGTAATCAGGGTGGGATGCGCAAATATGGCAAATATTGCGGTTGGGTCTCTgagatgctgctgcttggcGGAAGCAAAAAAAGAAGCTTTTGCGGCATCGGGAGCAGTAAGACGACTACTAGCTTGGTAACTCAAGTGATCCTTTTGCAGTCCAAATTCAATTCAAGGCGACTCGGGG
The DNA window shown above is from Aspergillus fumigatus Af293 chromosome 1, whole genome shotgun sequence and carries:
- a CDS encoding putative transcription factor, with the protein product MRSMPYLPHQMRGEAVPQPSNSSPVQQPQTDHHARSSLQHAITMIIIVHDLCSSSDLFFGWPAILHPLWNATVTILGFVVANPSSSRSRRAIQWIFKALAVFEAFAATEPFAARAETLTKSLVTKLNDILTTLDEKSEQEQTNDRGRIAPGLTLQQSPDSVTSTTPSSANPVDMLRGSLAGGLEHTFDNTFFTDDSLCSSIEAAEINTWAAYQDHLDIWNGSHSDKALDATYTLGIGNTP